The following are encoded together in the Paludisphaera mucosa genome:
- a CDS encoding alpha/beta hydrolase, with protein sequence MPHRTTPRIGVLALVGLALAGASPAAPATAEEPAAPLVLDVWPGPPPGEVGKLEPEKYLDEKPVKRLANVSHPTLTVYRPAPDKDTGASVVICPGGGYFILAMDLEGEEVAAWLNSIGVTGIVLKYRVPRREGTPDAEKPIQPLMDVQRAVKLVRSKAAEWRLDPARVGVLGFSAGGHLSAAASTRFEEPVYPQKDDVDKLSARPDFAVLIYPGGMEDKNEVDNPLLRVSARTPPMFLAHAGDDGVSPMNSVAMYSALKQAGVPAELHIYATGGHGFGLRPSDKPCSTWPKRCEEWLRTMKLLTPKP encoded by the coding sequence ATGCCGCACCGCACGACGCCCCGCATCGGAGTCCTCGCCCTGGTCGGACTGGCCCTCGCGGGGGCGTCGCCGGCGGCCCCGGCGACCGCCGAGGAGCCCGCCGCCCCGCTCGTCCTGGACGTCTGGCCCGGGCCGCCGCCCGGCGAGGTCGGCAAGCTGGAGCCCGAGAAGTACCTCGACGAGAAGCCGGTGAAGCGGCTGGCGAACGTGTCGCACCCGACGTTGACGGTCTATCGCCCCGCGCCCGACAAGGACACCGGCGCGTCGGTGGTGATCTGCCCCGGCGGCGGCTACTTCATCCTGGCCATGGACCTGGAAGGGGAGGAGGTCGCGGCCTGGCTGAACTCGATCGGCGTGACCGGGATCGTGCTCAAGTACCGCGTGCCGAGGCGCGAGGGGACGCCCGACGCCGAGAAGCCGATCCAGCCCCTGATGGACGTCCAGCGCGCGGTGAAGCTCGTCCGCAGCAAGGCCGCCGAATGGCGCCTCGACCCGGCCCGCGTCGGCGTTTTGGGCTTCTCGGCCGGAGGCCACCTCTCGGCCGCGGCGTCGACCCGGTTCGAGGAGCCCGTCTACCCCCAGAAGGACGACGTCGACAAGCTGAGCGCCCGGCCCGACTTCGCCGTGCTGATCTATCCCGGCGGCATGGAGGACAAGAACGAGGTCGACAACCCGCTGCTCCGCGTCTCGGCCAGGACCCCGCCGATGTTCCTCGCCCACGCCGGCGACGACGGCGTCAGCCCCATGAACAGCGTCGCGATGTACTCGGCCCTCAAGCAGGCCGGCGTCCCCGCCGAACTCCACATCTACGCGACCGGCGGCCACGGCTTCGGCCTCCGCCCCAGCGACAAGCCGTGCTCGACCTGGCCGAAGCGCTGCGAGGAGTGGCTGCGGACGATGAAGCTGCTCACGCCGAAGCCGTGA